The Aphis gossypii isolate Hap1 chromosome 3, ASM2018417v2, whole genome shotgun sequence genome includes a region encoding these proteins:
- the LOC126551445 gene encoding uncharacterized protein LOC126551445 → MEISERVVNSETLVFSSASSDSDEIEEHNFNTISEEEVIEQPNLFQLRGKTNFITDKMAAALDRCKISDRDAVHILLTVESFGININELIINRTSVNSIRQRFRKNRIEALRVNFNPSQIGPCVVHWDGKLLPSLSEKKLVDRLPIIVSYKGIEQLLGVPELISGTGENQATAVYQALENWGLIDNVQALCCDTTASNTGRLKGACTYITRTKVRT, encoded by the exons ATGGAAATTTCAG AACGAGTTGTTAATAGTGAGACTCTTGTTTTTTCATCTGCAAGTAGTGATTCTGATGAAATAGAAGAACAcaattttaacacaatatcaGAGGAAGAGGTTATAGAACaaccaaatttatttcaattaagaggtaaaactaattttataactgataaaatgGCTGCAGCTCTTGATAGGTGTAAGATAAGCGATCGAGATGcggttcatatattattaactgtagAATCATtcggtattaatataaatgaattaataataaatcggaCATCAGTAAATTCTATTCGACAACGTTTTCGTAAAAATAGAATAGAAGCACTTCGAGTTAATTTCAACCCATCTCAAATAGGTCCATGTGTTGTTCATTGGGATGGTAAACTTCTTCCCTCATTAtccgaaaaaaaattggttgacCGCCTACCAATAATTGTATCATATAAAGGCATAGAGCAGTTGCTTGGTGTACCAGAACTTATATCTGGCACGGGGGAAAATCAAGCAACAGCAGTGTATCAGGCTCTTGAAAATTGGGGTTTAATCGATAACGTACAAGCATTATGTTGTGATACAACTGCATCTAATACCGGTCGACTAAAAGGtgcttgtacctatattactagAACAAAAGTTAGAACgtga
- the LOC114123842 gene encoding trifunctional nucleotide phosphoesterase protein YfkN isoform X3, which yields MTDQISGTTPPLIILHFNDVYNVEPRDQEPCGGASRFSTMIKSFAQQQPMILFSGDVFSPSILSTFTKGEQMSKVLNELGTQCAVFGNHEFDFGLEVLSERVSETNFPWLMSNVVDNETGRPLGDGKITHVLDWHNKRIGLVGLVEREWLDTLATIDPEEVTFIDFVQAGRSLGKQLKEDGCDYVIALTHMRMPNDIKLAENVEEIDLILGGHDHNYDVREINGRQIIKSGTDFREFSKITIDLDEPNNPIEIKRIEVTKDIEEDDTMKKILDSYLGTIEGKMTEVLGTFSVELDGRFSQIRTAETNLGNWVCDVLLAATGADLVILNSGTFRSDRIHPPGDFTLGDLVNIVPMQDPTIVILVTGQQILEALENSVCKFPKTEGRFPQVSGISFGFYPEAEPGNRIEPDLVRIGDEYLVPDQTYKLATKCYLHNGCDGYTMLKNSPVIVNEEECPELGLAVQNHFSAIQMRQGKSRRLSKHRQSLVTLSRRHSLVKSMEGNEWEGGPSPLRRGSLTSASLSIHHHGYSHSPSPPSSAHHFHHHHHKINRRASFDDLEQQTCQLSPKVQNRIVRLTPQLKQEMLIDRQRLEDESVIQEVDELNNSPQGSFDHS from the exons ATGACTGATCAAATATCTGGTACAACTCCACCTCTAATAATTCTCCACTTTAATGACGTTTATAATGTTGAACCAAGAGACCAAGAACCATGCGGAGGTGCTTCCAGATTTTCAACAATGATCAAATCATTTGCTCAACAACAACCCATGATATTATTCAGCGGAGATGTGTTTTCTCCTAGTATAT taAGCACATTTACTAAAGGTGAACAAATGTCTAAAGTATTAAATGAACTCGGTACACAGTGTGCTGTTTTTGGTAACCACGAATTtg attttggcCTTGAAGTATTATCAGAACGAGTTTCTGAAACTAACTTTCCATGGCTGATGTCCAATGTTGTTGATAACGAGACTGGTAGACCTTTAGGAGATGGTAAAATAACCCATGTTTTAGATTGGCACAATAAACGAATAGGACTAGTAGGTTTAGTTGAACGAGAATGGTTAGACACTTTAGCTACTATCGATCCAGAAGAAGTAACATTCATTGATTTTGTGCAAGCTGGTCGGTCTTTAGGAAAACAACTTAAAGAAGATGGCTGTGATTATGTAATAGCTCTCACACATATGCGCATGccaaatgatattaaattagcaGAAAATGTTGaggaaattgatttaattcttGGTGGTCATGATCACAATTATGATGTACGAGAGATCAATGGCAGACAAATTATCAAAAGCGGAACTGACTTCAgagaattttctaaaattactaTCGACCTTGATGAGCCTAATAAtccaattgaaattaaaagaatagAAGTCACTAAAGATATTGAAGAAGATGATACCATGAAAAAAATCTTGGATTCTTACTTAG gCACAATAGAAGGAAAAATGACTGaagtattaggtacatttagtGTTGAGTTAGATGGTCGCTTTAGTCAAATTAGAACTGCTGAAACAAACCTCGGAAATTGGGTGTGTGATGTTTTATTAGCAGCCACAGGAGCAgacttagtaattttaaattcaggaACTTTTCGATCAGATCGTATTCATCCCCCAGGAGATTTCACTTTGGGTGATCTAGTTAATATTGTACCAATGCAAGATCCTACTATTGTCATATTAGTTAcag gACAACAGATTTTGGAAGCATTAGAAAACAGTGTTTGTAAATTCCCCAAAACAGAAGGACGGTTCCCTCAAGTGTCTGGAATTAGTTTTGGTTTTTATCCAGAAGCAGAACCTGGCAATAGAATTGAACCTGATTTAGTTAGAATAGGTGACGAATATCTTGTTCCTGATCAGACTTACAAGTTAGCTACtaaatgttatttacataatgGATGTGATGGATACACAATGCTAAAGAACTCTCCTgttatt GTAAATGAAGAAGAATGTCCTGAACTAGGGTTAGCTGtccaaaatcatttttctgcTATTCAAATGCGTCAAGGTAAATCGCGTCGATTATCCAAACACAGACAAAGCTTAGTCACACTTTCTCGAAG ACATAGTTTGGTGAAATCAATGGAAGGAAATGAATGGGAAGGTGGGCCATCACCCCTTAGAAGGGGTTCCTTAACTTCGGCAAGTTTATCAATCCATCATCATGGTTACTCACATTCTCCGTCACCGCCATCTTCTGCTCATCATTTTCACCATCAtcatcacaaaataaataggcGTGCTAGTTTTGATGATCTAGAACAGCAAACTTGTCAACTATCACCAAAAGTTCAAAACAGAATTGTTAGACTTACTCCACAGCTCAAACAAGAAATGTTAATAGATAGACAACGTTTAGAAGATGAATCTGTTATACAGGAAGTTGACGAATTAAACAATTCTCCTCAAGGCAGTTTCGACCACTCATAA
- the LOC114123842 gene encoding trifunctional nucleotide phosphoesterase protein YfkN isoform X1 — protein MIGVVCRNRIIVTSLTKGVELSNSMATKSSLRSKWDEFVDSSTATAVELSNTNQMSTGVRNVVGWLKQASLEVQHASLRTLSTMTDQISGTTPPLIILHFNDVYNVEPRDQEPCGGASRFSTMIKSFAQQQPMILFSGDVFSPSILSTFTKGEQMSKVLNELGTQCAVFGNHEFDFGLEVLSERVSETNFPWLMSNVVDNETGRPLGDGKITHVLDWHNKRIGLVGLVEREWLDTLATIDPEEVTFIDFVQAGRSLGKQLKEDGCDYVIALTHMRMPNDIKLAENVEEIDLILGGHDHNYDVREINGRQIIKSGTDFREFSKITIDLDEPNNPIEIKRIEVTKDIEEDDTMKKILDSYLGTIEGKMTEVLGTFSVELDGRFSQIRTAETNLGNWVCDVLLAATGADLVILNSGTFRSDRIHPPGDFTLGDLVNIVPMQDPTIVILVTGQQILEALENSVCKFPKTEGRFPQVSGISFGFYPEAEPGNRIEPDLVRIGDEYLVPDQTYKLATKCYLHNGCDGYTMLKNSPVIVNEEECPELGLAVQNHFSAIQMRQGKSRRLSKHRQSLVTLSRRHSLVKSMEGNEWEGGPSPLRRGSLTSASLSIHHHGYSHSPSPPSSAHHFHHHHHKINRRASFDDLEQQTCQLSPKVQNRIVRLTPQLKQEMLIDRQRLEDESVIQEVDELNNSPQGSFDHS, from the exons ATGATCGGTGTTGTCTGTCGGAATCGCATAATTGTCACAAG tCTAACCAAAGGAGTCGAATTATCTAACAGCATGGCTACCAAATCTAGTCTAAGATCAAAGTGGGACGAGTTTGTGGACTCTTCTACAGCTACTGCTGTTGAACTTTCTAATACAAACCAAATGTCAACTGGGGTTCGAAATGTTGTCGGTTGGCTTAaacag gCATCATTAGAAGTACAGCACGCTAGTTTACGAACTCTAAGTACAATGACTGATCAAATATCTGGTACAACTCCACCTCTAATAATTCTCCACTTTAATGACGTTTATAATGTTGAACCAAGAGACCAAGAACCATGCGGAGGTGCTTCCAGATTTTCAACAATGATCAAATCATTTGCTCAACAACAACCCATGATATTATTCAGCGGAGATGTGTTTTCTCCTAGTATAT taAGCACATTTACTAAAGGTGAACAAATGTCTAAAGTATTAAATGAACTCGGTACACAGTGTGCTGTTTTTGGTAACCACGAATTtg attttggcCTTGAAGTATTATCAGAACGAGTTTCTGAAACTAACTTTCCATGGCTGATGTCCAATGTTGTTGATAACGAGACTGGTAGACCTTTAGGAGATGGTAAAATAACCCATGTTTTAGATTGGCACAATAAACGAATAGGACTAGTAGGTTTAGTTGAACGAGAATGGTTAGACACTTTAGCTACTATCGATCCAGAAGAAGTAACATTCATTGATTTTGTGCAAGCTGGTCGGTCTTTAGGAAAACAACTTAAAGAAGATGGCTGTGATTATGTAATAGCTCTCACACATATGCGCATGccaaatgatattaaattagcaGAAAATGTTGaggaaattgatttaattcttGGTGGTCATGATCACAATTATGATGTACGAGAGATCAATGGCAGACAAATTATCAAAAGCGGAACTGACTTCAgagaattttctaaaattactaTCGACCTTGATGAGCCTAATAAtccaattgaaattaaaagaatagAAGTCACTAAAGATATTGAAGAAGATGATACCATGAAAAAAATCTTGGATTCTTACTTAG gCACAATAGAAGGAAAAATGACTGaagtattaggtacatttagtGTTGAGTTAGATGGTCGCTTTAGTCAAATTAGAACTGCTGAAACAAACCTCGGAAATTGGGTGTGTGATGTTTTATTAGCAGCCACAGGAGCAgacttagtaattttaaattcaggaACTTTTCGATCAGATCGTATTCATCCCCCAGGAGATTTCACTTTGGGTGATCTAGTTAATATTGTACCAATGCAAGATCCTACTATTGTCATATTAGTTAcag gACAACAGATTTTGGAAGCATTAGAAAACAGTGTTTGTAAATTCCCCAAAACAGAAGGACGGTTCCCTCAAGTGTCTGGAATTAGTTTTGGTTTTTATCCAGAAGCAGAACCTGGCAATAGAATTGAACCTGATTTAGTTAGAATAGGTGACGAATATCTTGTTCCTGATCAGACTTACAAGTTAGCTACtaaatgttatttacataatgGATGTGATGGATACACAATGCTAAAGAACTCTCCTgttatt GTAAATGAAGAAGAATGTCCTGAACTAGGGTTAGCTGtccaaaatcatttttctgcTATTCAAATGCGTCAAGGTAAATCGCGTCGATTATCCAAACACAGACAAAGCTTAGTCACACTTTCTCGAAG ACATAGTTTGGTGAAATCAATGGAAGGAAATGAATGGGAAGGTGGGCCATCACCCCTTAGAAGGGGTTCCTTAACTTCGGCAAGTTTATCAATCCATCATCATGGTTACTCACATTCTCCGTCACCGCCATCTTCTGCTCATCATTTTCACCATCAtcatcacaaaataaataggcGTGCTAGTTTTGATGATCTAGAACAGCAAACTTGTCAACTATCACCAAAAGTTCAAAACAGAATTGTTAGACTTACTCCACAGCTCAAACAAGAAATGTTAATAGATAGACAACGTTTAGAAGATGAATCTGTTATACAGGAAGTTGACGAATTAAACAATTCTCCTCAAGGCAGTTTCGACCACTCATAA
- the LOC114123842 gene encoding trifunctional nucleotide phosphoesterase protein YfkN isoform X2, whose product MATKSSLRSKWDEFVDSSTATAVELSNTNQMSTGVRNVVGWLKQASLEVQHASLRTLSTMTDQISGTTPPLIILHFNDVYNVEPRDQEPCGGASRFSTMIKSFAQQQPMILFSGDVFSPSILSTFTKGEQMSKVLNELGTQCAVFGNHEFDFGLEVLSERVSETNFPWLMSNVVDNETGRPLGDGKITHVLDWHNKRIGLVGLVEREWLDTLATIDPEEVTFIDFVQAGRSLGKQLKEDGCDYVIALTHMRMPNDIKLAENVEEIDLILGGHDHNYDVREINGRQIIKSGTDFREFSKITIDLDEPNNPIEIKRIEVTKDIEEDDTMKKILDSYLGTIEGKMTEVLGTFSVELDGRFSQIRTAETNLGNWVCDVLLAATGADLVILNSGTFRSDRIHPPGDFTLGDLVNIVPMQDPTIVILVTGQQILEALENSVCKFPKTEGRFPQVSGISFGFYPEAEPGNRIEPDLVRIGDEYLVPDQTYKLATKCYLHNGCDGYTMLKNSPVIVNEEECPELGLAVQNHFSAIQMRQGKSRRLSKHRQSLVTLSRRHSLVKSMEGNEWEGGPSPLRRGSLTSASLSIHHHGYSHSPSPPSSAHHFHHHHHKINRRASFDDLEQQTCQLSPKVQNRIVRLTPQLKQEMLIDRQRLEDESVIQEVDELNNSPQGSFDHS is encoded by the exons ATGGCTACCAAATCTAGTCTAAGATCAAAGTGGGACGAGTTTGTGGACTCTTCTACAGCTACTGCTGTTGAACTTTCTAATACAAACCAAATGTCAACTGGGGTTCGAAATGTTGTCGGTTGGCTTAaacag gCATCATTAGAAGTACAGCACGCTAGTTTACGAACTCTAAGTACAATGACTGATCAAATATCTGGTACAACTCCACCTCTAATAATTCTCCACTTTAATGACGTTTATAATGTTGAACCAAGAGACCAAGAACCATGCGGAGGTGCTTCCAGATTTTCAACAATGATCAAATCATTTGCTCAACAACAACCCATGATATTATTCAGCGGAGATGTGTTTTCTCCTAGTATAT taAGCACATTTACTAAAGGTGAACAAATGTCTAAAGTATTAAATGAACTCGGTACACAGTGTGCTGTTTTTGGTAACCACGAATTtg attttggcCTTGAAGTATTATCAGAACGAGTTTCTGAAACTAACTTTCCATGGCTGATGTCCAATGTTGTTGATAACGAGACTGGTAGACCTTTAGGAGATGGTAAAATAACCCATGTTTTAGATTGGCACAATAAACGAATAGGACTAGTAGGTTTAGTTGAACGAGAATGGTTAGACACTTTAGCTACTATCGATCCAGAAGAAGTAACATTCATTGATTTTGTGCAAGCTGGTCGGTCTTTAGGAAAACAACTTAAAGAAGATGGCTGTGATTATGTAATAGCTCTCACACATATGCGCATGccaaatgatattaaattagcaGAAAATGTTGaggaaattgatttaattcttGGTGGTCATGATCACAATTATGATGTACGAGAGATCAATGGCAGACAAATTATCAAAAGCGGAACTGACTTCAgagaattttctaaaattactaTCGACCTTGATGAGCCTAATAAtccaattgaaattaaaagaatagAAGTCACTAAAGATATTGAAGAAGATGATACCATGAAAAAAATCTTGGATTCTTACTTAG gCACAATAGAAGGAAAAATGACTGaagtattaggtacatttagtGTTGAGTTAGATGGTCGCTTTAGTCAAATTAGAACTGCTGAAACAAACCTCGGAAATTGGGTGTGTGATGTTTTATTAGCAGCCACAGGAGCAgacttagtaattttaaattcaggaACTTTTCGATCAGATCGTATTCATCCCCCAGGAGATTTCACTTTGGGTGATCTAGTTAATATTGTACCAATGCAAGATCCTACTATTGTCATATTAGTTAcag gACAACAGATTTTGGAAGCATTAGAAAACAGTGTTTGTAAATTCCCCAAAACAGAAGGACGGTTCCCTCAAGTGTCTGGAATTAGTTTTGGTTTTTATCCAGAAGCAGAACCTGGCAATAGAATTGAACCTGATTTAGTTAGAATAGGTGACGAATATCTTGTTCCTGATCAGACTTACAAGTTAGCTACtaaatgttatttacataatgGATGTGATGGATACACAATGCTAAAGAACTCTCCTgttatt GTAAATGAAGAAGAATGTCCTGAACTAGGGTTAGCTGtccaaaatcatttttctgcTATTCAAATGCGTCAAGGTAAATCGCGTCGATTATCCAAACACAGACAAAGCTTAGTCACACTTTCTCGAAG ACATAGTTTGGTGAAATCAATGGAAGGAAATGAATGGGAAGGTGGGCCATCACCCCTTAGAAGGGGTTCCTTAACTTCGGCAAGTTTATCAATCCATCATCATGGTTACTCACATTCTCCGTCACCGCCATCTTCTGCTCATCATTTTCACCATCAtcatcacaaaataaataggcGTGCTAGTTTTGATGATCTAGAACAGCAAACTTGTCAACTATCACCAAAAGTTCAAAACAGAATTGTTAGACTTACTCCACAGCTCAAACAAGAAATGTTAATAGATAGACAACGTTTAGAAGATGAATCTGTTATACAGGAAGTTGACGAATTAAACAATTCTCCTCAAGGCAGTTTCGACCACTCATAA